The genomic stretch TGTCAGTCTCCACGTCAACTTCTGTCTTTCCGAATTCACTGACAGGTGCTGTAGCAACTTTACCGCCCAGCATATATGCCATAACCTGGGTGCCGTAGCAGATTCCCAGGATCGGTATTCCCATATCAAAGATTTCCTTTGAACAGAGTGGGGAATCCTCCTTATACACGCTGTTTGGACCGCCTGTAAAAATGATTCCTTTCGGATTCATTTCCTTAATCTTATCCAGTGACAGTGTGTAGGGATGAACCTCACAGTAAACATTGCATTCTCTGACTCTTCTGGCAATCAACTGGTTGTATTGTCCACCGAAATCCAGAACGATAATCATTTCTCTCTCCACGGTATTCCTCCTAATTTCATCTTTAACAAATAAAGCTTTGGGTTACATTATATTCTACTTCCACTTGCTTGACAAGCATTTTCTTGAAATCTTCCCTGCTCTATTGTTCCATCTTTTTAACATTATTATAAACGAATGAATCAAGCAGACATGCTTGCACATCTACTTGATTCATAAACTTAAAGCTAAAAGAAATTCTTTCAGGCCCTATCACATTCAGCCAGCAACCTATTCCAAATACCTTTTTACATAATATCCTGTGTATGAGGAAGGACATTCTGCAACCTCTTCCGGCGTACCCTGGGCAATGATCGTACCGCCCTTTTCGCCGCCCTCCGGTCCGATGTCAATGAGGTAATCAGCAGTCTTGATCACATCCAGGTTGTGTTCGATAACAACCACCGTATTGCCGCCTTCCGAAAGCTTGCGTAAAATCTCGATCAGCTTATGGACATCTGCAAAATGAAGACCGGTCGTAGGCTCGTCCAGAATGTAAATGGTCTTTCCGGTTCCCCGCTTGCTCAATTCTGTAGCCAGTTTGATTCTCTGGGCTTCACCTCCGGAAAGCTCCGTAGACGGCTGCCCAAGCCTGATATAGGAAAGTCCCACATCATTGAGCGTGGCGATCTTCCTTGCAATAGAAGGAACATTTTCAAAAAACTTCAGTGCTTCCTCTACTGTCATGTTTAAGACGTCATAAATATTTTTTCCTTTGTATTTTACATCCAATGTTTCACGGTTATACCGCTTTCCGCCGCAGACCTCGCAGGGAACATAAACATCCGGAAGGAAATGCATCTCTATTTTAATGATTCCATCGCCGCTGCAGGCTTCACATCGTCCGCCTTTTACGTTAAAACTGAAACGTCCCTTGGAATATCCCTTTGCCTTTGCATCCGAAGTGGAAGCAAACAAGTCGCGGATCAAATCAAATACTCCCGTATAAGTAGCCGGATTGGACCTTGGCGTCCGTCCAATAGGGGACTGGTCGATGGCAATAATCTTATCCAGCTGCTCCGTTCCCTCTATTGCCTTATGTTTTCCCGGAATGATCCTGGCACGGTTCAATTTTTTCGCCAGGGATTTATAAAGGATCTCATTGACCAGAGAACTCTTCCCCGAACCAGACACACCGGTTACGCAGGTCATGACTCCCAGCGGGAAGGTCACATCAATATTTTTCAGATTGTTCTCCGCAGCTCCCTTTACGGTAAGATAACCGGCAGGCTGTCTTCTCTCCTTTGGAATGGGGATTTGAATCCGTCCGCTCAAGTACGCGCCTGTAATGGAATCCTTATTCTTCATGATCTGCTTGGCATTCCCCGTAGCCACCACATTTCCACCGTGTTCCCCGGCTCCAGGGCCGATATCCACAATGTAATCTGCCGCCATCATGGTATCCTCATCATGCTCCACCACGATCACGCTGTTTCCTAAATCCCGGAGATGCAAAAGGGTCTTTAACAATTTGTCATTGTCTCTCTGATGAAGTCCGATGCTTGGCTCGTCCAGAATGTAAGCAACGCCTACCAGGCCGGATCCGATCTGGGTCGCCAGACGGATTCTCTGAGCTTCGCCGCCGGATAAGGTTCCGGTAGCACGGGTCAGGGTCAGATAGTCAAGTCCAACATCAATAAGGAACGAAATTCTGGCCCGTATTTCCTTTAAAATCAGGTCTCCAATGGCATGCTGCATAGGGGTCAGCTCCATCTCGTCCATAAAATTCCGGAACTTAACAATGGACATGTTGGTAGCTTCATAAATGTTCTTATCTCCGACTGTTACAGCCAGGGACTCCTTCTTAAGCCTCATGCCGCCGCAGGAGGGACAGGGAGTGATACGCATAAAGGATTCATACTCCGCCTTAGAAGACTCGGAGTAAGTCTCCCGATATCTCCGGGCAACATTTTGAACAAGGCCTTCAAATGCAACGTCGTAAATGCCCTCTCCCCGCTGTCCCTTGTAGTGAACCTTGACTTCCTTACCATTGGTTCCATTGATAAGAACATCATGGATTTCCTTGGGATAATCCTCAAAAGGAGTATCCAGCCGGAAATTATATTCTTTTGCAAGGGCCTCCAAAACAGCCCGGGTATAGCTTCCCTTATCCGTACAGGACTGCCAGCCCAGCACCACAATGGCTCCCTGGTCAATACTTAAACTCTTATCCGGAATCATCAGATCCTCGTCAAATTCCATCTTATATCCAAGCCCAAAACAGTCCGGACAGGCACCAAATGGATTGTTAAAGGAAAAGCTTCTGGGCTCCACCTCATCAATGCTGATACCGCAGTCAGGACAGGAAAAGCTCTGGCTGAAATTTATGGGCTGTCCATCCACTACATCTACGGTCATCAGTCCGCCTGCCAGATCCAAAACTGTCTCAATGGAGTCGGTCAGACGCTTTTCGATCCCTTCCCGAATCGCAAGACGATCCACTACCACTTCGATGCTGTGTTTGATATTCTTATCCAGCTTGATTTCCTCGGAAAGCTCATATAAACTTCCGTCAATGCGCACCCTCACGTATCCACTTCTCCGGGCGTGCTCCAAAACCTTAACATGCTCCCCTTTCCGTCCACGGACAACAGGGGCCAAAAGCTGGATCTTCGTCCGTTCCGGCAGCTCCATGATCTGATCCACCATCTGATCAATGGTCTGCTTGCGGATCTCCCTCCCGCACTTGGGACAGTGAGGAATGCCGATTCTGGCGTACAAAAGCCTCATATAATCATAAATCTCCGTAACTGTGCCCACTGTCGAACGGGGGTTGCGGTTGGTAGACTTCTGGTCAATGGAAATAGCTGGTGAAAGTCCTTCGATGCTTTCCACATCCGGCTTTTCCATCTGCCCTAAGAACTGCCGGGCATAGGAGGAAAGAGACTCCATATATCGTCTCTGCCCTTCGGCATAGATGGTATCAAAAGCCAGGGAAGACTTTCCCGAACCACTGAGGCCGGTTAAGACAACCAGCTCATTTCTTGGAATATCCACGGAAATATTCTTTAAGTTGTGCTCATTGGCACCTCTTATCTTGATATACTGTTTTGCCATAATATACTCCTGTAATAAACTAAAATTCTGAATATGAGAACAATAGAATGCGGACCGTATCTAGCCCGCACCTGAATTACTTAGTAACTGATTTTTTCTATTATATCATACCTTTTTTCT from Lacrimispora sphenoides JCM 1415 encodes the following:
- the uvrA gene encoding excinuclease ABC subunit UvrA, giving the protein MAKQYIKIRGANEHNLKNISVDIPRNELVVLTGLSGSGKSSLAFDTIYAEGQRRYMESLSSYARQFLGQMEKPDVESIEGLSPAISIDQKSTNRNPRSTVGTVTEIYDYMRLLYARIGIPHCPKCGREIRKQTIDQMVDQIMELPERTKIQLLAPVVRGRKGEHVKVLEHARRSGYVRVRIDGSLYELSEEIKLDKNIKHSIEVVVDRLAIREGIEKRLTDSIETVLDLAGGLMTVDVVDGQPINFSQSFSCPDCGISIDEVEPRSFSFNNPFGACPDCFGLGYKMEFDEDLMIPDKSLSIDQGAIVVLGWQSCTDKGSYTRAVLEALAKEYNFRLDTPFEDYPKEIHDVLINGTNGKEVKVHYKGQRGEGIYDVAFEGLVQNVARRYRETYSESSKAEYESFMRITPCPSCGGMRLKKESLAVTVGDKNIYEATNMSIVKFRNFMDEMELTPMQHAIGDLILKEIRARISFLIDVGLDYLTLTRATGTLSGGEAQRIRLATQIGSGLVGVAYILDEPSIGLHQRDNDKLLKTLLHLRDLGNSVIVVEHDEDTMMAADYIVDIGPGAGEHGGNVVATGNAKQIMKNKDSITGAYLSGRIQIPIPKERRQPAGYLTVKGAAENNLKNIDVTFPLGVMTCVTGVSGSGKSSLVNEILYKSLAKKLNRARIIPGKHKAIEGTEQLDKIIAIDQSPIGRTPRSNPATYTGVFDLIRDLFASTSDAKAKGYSKGRFSFNVKGGRCEACSGDGIIKIEMHFLPDVYVPCEVCGGKRYNRETLDVKYKGKNIYDVLNMTVEEALKFFENVPSIARKIATLNDVGLSYIRLGQPSTELSGGEAQRIKLATELSKRGTGKTIYILDEPTTGLHFADVHKLIEILRKLSEGGNTVVVIEHNLDVIKTADYLIDIGPEGGEKGGTIIAQGTPEEVAECPSSYTGYYVKRYLE